In one Carassius carassius chromosome 14, fCarCar2.1, whole genome shotgun sequence genomic region, the following are encoded:
- the sgpl1 gene encoding sphingosine-1-phosphate lyase 1, with amino-acid sequence MDYRSALEVYKEMALLYIEEARRFVNSQCVGLEPWQIIATTLLFTLSVVWLKGFLFQPESLTSRVKKQFFKIIRKIPFIGAAIQDQLNKALDDMSVSLCTLKEGMSYTKLLPAQGLTHKQLLDKIREYETLSEVDWAKGKVSGAVYWGDEKLTDLLVKVYGEFAWSNPLHPDLFPGVRKMEAEVVRMACALFNGGPDSCGTVTSGGTESILMACKAYRDMAHERGIKHPEIIAPLSVHAAFDKAAHYFGMKLIHIPLDKKTMKVDVKAMRRAISRNTAMLVCSAPQFPHGIIDPVVEVAKLAVKYNIPFHVDACLGGFLIVFMEKAGFKLDPFDFRVKGVTSISADTHKYGYAPKGSSVVLYSEKKYRHYQYFVAPDWQGGIYASPSMAGSRPGGIIAACWATMMHMGEKGYVEATKKVVETARKIKAGIRQIDGVFVFGDPEVSVVALGSDVFDIFRLSNALTSKSWNLNTLQFPSSIHICVTMLHTQPGVAEQFISDVKREVAIIMKNPKEKTTGMGAIYGMAQSIPDRSMVTEVSQGFLDCLYSTEVPKIQSKHHKNHKNHLNGNSKAH; translated from the exons AGTGCCTTGGAGGTGTATAAAGAGATGGCTCTGCTGTACATAGAGGAGGCTCGGCGCTTCGTGAATTCTCAGTGTGTTGGTCTGGAGCCATGGCAGATCATTGCGACCACTTTGCTGTTCACACTTAGTGTGGTGTGGCTAAAGGGCTTCCTTTTCCAACCAGAGA GTCTGACGTCAAGGGTAAAGAAGCAGTTCTTTAAAATCATCAGAAAAATCCCCTTTATTGGAGCAGCG ATTCAAGATCAGCTCAACAAGGCATTGGATGACATGTCAGTGAGTCTATGCACGCTGAAGGAAGGCATGAGCTACACCAAACTCTTGCCTGCGCAGGGCCTCACCCACAAACAGCTCCTTGACAAGATCAGGGAGTATGAGACACTGA GTGAGGTAGACTGGGCAAAAGGCAAAGTGTCAGGCGCAGTCTACTGGGGGGATGAGAAGCTCACAGATCTCCTGGTGAAG GTATATGGGGAGTTTGCCTGGTCCAACCCCCTCCACCCAGACCTGTTCCCTGGGGTTAGGAAGATGGAGGCAGAAGTGGTGCGGATGGCGTGTGCCCTCTTTAATGGAGGCCCAGACTCCTGTGGCACA GTTACTTCAGGTGGAACAGAAAGCATCTTGATGGCATGCAAGGCCTACAGAGACATGGCTCATGAACGTGGCATTAAACACCCAGAGAT TATTGCACCACTGAGCGTCCATGCAGCGTTTGACAAAGCAGCACATTATTTTGGGATGAAGCTCATTCACATACCCCTAGACAAGAAGACCATGAAAGTCGATGTGAAG GCAATGAGGAGGGCCATCTCTAGAAACACAGCAATGCTGGTGTGTTCAGCACCTCAGTTCCCCCATGGAATTATTGACCCTGTAGTAGAAGTGGCGAAG CTTGCAGTGAAATACAACATCCCATTCCATGTGGATGCATGTTTGGGAGGGTTCCTAATAGTTTTTATGGAAAAGGCGGGTTTCAAACTTGATCCTTTTGATTTCCGGGTCAAAGGTGTGACCAGTATCTCAGCAGATACACATAAG taTGGTTATGCTCCCAAAGGTTCATCAGTGGTGCTATACAGTGAGAAGAAGTATCGCCACTACCAGTATTTCGTAGCACCTGATTGGCAGGGAGGAATTTATGCGTCTCCGTCCATGGCTGGCTCTCGGCCTGGAGGCATAATTGCTGCCTGTTGGGCTACTATGATGCACATGGGTGAGAAGGGATATGTTGAAGCCACCAAGAAAGTTGTTGAGACGGCCCGTAAAATCAAAGCAGG AATCCGTCAAATAGATGGGGTGTTTGTATTCGGGGACCCAGAAGTGTCTGTGGTGGCCCTAGGCTCCGATGTTTTTGATATCTTTCGCTTATCTAATGCACTGACTTCAAAAAGCTGGAATCTCAACACTCTGCAGTTTCCATCTAG CATCCATATTTGTGTCACAATGCTACACACACAGCCTGGTGTAGCGGAGCAGTTCATCAGTGATGTGAAGAGAGAAGTAGCCATTATCATGAAGAATCCTAAAGAGAAGACTACGGGAATG GGAGCCATCTATGGCATGGCCCAGTCCATTCCTGACCGATCGATGGTGACTGAGGTCTCACAGGGCTTTCTGGACTGCCTCTATAGCACTGAGGTTCCCAAGATACAGAGCAAGCACCACAAAAACCATAAGAACCACTTGAATGGCAACTCCAAAGCGCACTGA
- the LOC132157076 gene encoding pterin-4-alpha-carbinolamine dehydratase-like, whose product MAGKIQTLTMEEREHILPMMRNAQWVEVVGRDAIYKEFLFKDFNQAFGFMSRVALQAEKMDHHPEWFNVYNKVQITLSTHECGGLSQRDITLATFIDQASVL is encoded by the exons ATg GCTGGAAAGATCCAGACTCTTACTATGGAGGAGAGGGAGCACATCCTGCCCATGATGAGGAACGCTCAGTGGGTGGAGGTGGTGGGGAGAGATGCCATTTACAAAGAGTTTCTCTTCAAAGACTTCAACCAG GCTTTTGGGTTCATGTCCAGAGTTGCATTACAGGCTGAGAAAATGGATCATCACCCTGAATGGTTTAACGTGTATAATAAG GTTCAGATCACCCTCAGTACTCATGAATGTGGAGGACTCTCACAGCGTGACATCACACTTGCAACCTTCATAGACCAGGCCTCTGTCCTCTGA